The following DNA comes from Hyalangium minutum.
GGCACCCACTCGCGGCGAGGGGCCGCTACGGCGTGGAGCCGCTCCCAACGAACTGCTGGCAACAACAGGAGGGGTTGCGACAACGCCACCGCCTGCAGGTGCTCCACGGCCCCCCAGGCGTGGCGGTGCGGCTTGCCCTTTCCATGGCGGTGCGAGTGCCCGTGCTCATGGCCGTGGCCGTCCACCGCGTGGCCGTGTCCGAGCCCCTCTGCTTCGCTGGACTCGTCCTCCGTGGGAGGGCTCTGAGCCCCCATCGCGCCAGGGGGATCCACCCACTCCTGCGCCGCCTCCGGAAGGTCCAGCTCTCCCGCGTGGTCGGCCACCGCGTGCAGCACCGGCCCCAGCACGAGGCCGTACACCACGACCATCAGGCCGAGGCATGCCAAGTCACGGCGATCTTGAGGGTGGCTCAGCACGGGGCGTTCGACAGGCGCGGGAATGACCGGAGCGCTGGCTAGCCGTCTTCCGGCGGACATGCAAGGCGCTCTTTACGCCAACACGCCGCTACTTGCGGTGACCGGCAGCCGCCAGTATCAGCTTGGCGATGTCCTGTGGGTGTGAGACCAGGGACAGGTGGCCTGCCTCCAACTCCACGGTTGAGGCGTTCATGCGGTGTGCCAGAAAGCGCTGGAGGTCCGGCGCGATGGTCTGATCCTGCTTCGACACCGCATACCAACTCGGCTTGGAGTGCCAGGCGGCCGCGGTGGTCTTCTCCGCGAACAGCGAGGCCGCAGCCGGCTGTTGCACGGCATACAGGATCTTCGCCTTCTCGCGCGAGACACCGTTCGCGAAGTACTTGAGAAAGGGGTCCTCGGAGATGGTGGTGAAGCCCTCGCGCTCCTGGACGCCGGCCCGCACGGGCGTGGTGGGGTACTTTTGGGAGAGGGCGACGAAGTCCTCGCCCGCATCGGGTGCGCGAGCGGCCACGTACACGAGCGCCGTCACCTTTGGGTCGGTCCCTACCTCACTGATGACGGTCCCCCCCCAAGAGTGGGCGACCAGCACGGTGGGGCCCTTCTGCACCGCCAAGGCCCGTCGCGTCGCGGCGACGGAATCGGCGAGCGATGTCAGTGGATTCTGCACCGAAGTCACCTGCAACCCGGCAGCTTGCAACCGTTGAATGACTTCGCTCCAACTCGAGCCGTCCGCCCAGGCGCCGTGCACCAGTACGACGTGGGTCGCCTTGACCGAGGGGGGCGGCTGCGCTGACGCCTCCGTCGTCAAGAAGACCGTTGAAAGGATACCGAAGAGGGTCACTGTCCATGTGTGTAGCGTCTTCATCCGCCAGTCTCCTCTCGTGAGCCATGGGCTCCGGCACGGTTCCCCCTCATGCATGAGCGTGAAGGTGAAGTGGCCAGCAGCCGCTGCCAAGGTGCCAAAGAGGGCGAGGACGCCGCGGGTAGACTGGGCATGGCTGCTGCGGCGCACGCCAGGCGCTCCATCTCCTCTCTCGCTCGCAGCCGTGCCCTGTTCTTTGATCAGCACGTCCCGAAGCCGGCGCGCTGAGGACGCGCGCACGGCCAGAGGTGGCCAAGCTCCGCAGCGGGAGATGAGGAGTGGAGGCGGCGGGAATCGAACCCGCAGCAAGGCGGAAGCAAAACCCTAAGCAGGTCGCGCTGTTACCGGCTAACGCCTTGATCTCACACCAGATAGTTCCCCCGCTCCGTCCCGTCTCGTCCCGTTTTCATCCCCGCTGGAGGGGTAGAGTCGACGGGAGGCGCGGTGCCGCTCGGGTTCGTCAGCGCCTGCTGCGAGGGTCCACTTTCGCTCGCCCTCTCGCCGAGTCTCACCCACGGTCCGTTTCCTCCACGCCGCTCATCGAACCGGACGTGCAGATTTCCTGCATCCGGCTCTCGGACAGGTTTCACGCGACGCGTCTCAGCGCAGGAGCGCACGTACCTCCAGTACTCCAAGGTTCCGGTGCACCTCGTTGTACTTGAAGCGTGACGTAGCTCGCGCCATCTCGTGCCTCCTGCTCAGGAAGTTCCTCACCCGTTCTGTGACGTGCCAGTCCAGCACGTTGAACGCGTGCATCGACGAGTCGTAGGCAAAGTACGTCGCCCACCCTCGCAGGAACAGGTTGAGCTCGCCCGCTATCTCCTCCCAGCGCTCCGTCCTGCCGCGCCGGAGGATTCGGCTCACTTCACCTCGGGCGTGCTCCATTGCCTTCTTCGAAGGTCGGGCTCCCAGGTACTTCTGGCCGGTCTTCTTGTAGACCAGTGGCCCCAGCTCGTACCCCAGAAAGCGGAAATGCTCCTTCCGCGCATCGCGAATGCTCGTCTTCGTCTCGTTGAGCGTCAGCTTCATCCCAGCGAGCCACCTCTTCACTTGCGCCAACACCTCTGTGGCTCCCTTGCGGGCTACCACCACGAAGTCATCGGCGTAGTTGACGATCTTCGCTCCGCTCCTCTTCATCAGCTCGCTCTGGGCGAACACCTTCAGCAACCGGTTGATGTAGATGTTCGCCAGCAGCGGTGAGATGACACCGCCCTGCGGTGTCCCCTGCTTCGAGCGCTTGCCTCCGCTGTACTTCGGGCGTCCCTGCTCGTCCCTCTCTTCCACAGGCACCTTCAGCCACATCTTCAAAAGATGCAGCACCGCCTTGTCCGCAACTCTCCTCGCGACGCTCTTCATCAGCTCCGCGTGGGGAATCGTGTCGAAGTACTTCGAGAGATCCGCATCGACCACTTGGGTTCGCCCCTGCTTCAGCTCCTGATGAACCTCCTTGACCGCATCCACCGCACTGCGTCCGGGTCGGTACCCGTAGGCAGCCTCGCTCAAGTCGGCCTCGAAGATTGGCTCCAGAATGAGCTTCGCCGCCGTCTGGACCACACGATCTCTGATCGTGGGGATACCCAGAGGCCGCTCGCCTCCCCCTGGCTTGGGTATCAGCACCCTCCTCACGGGCTGGGGCCGATACGTCTTCCCTTGCAGCTCGCGCTGCAACTCCTCAAGCCAACGCTCCTCGCCGTACGCCTCGATCTGCTCGAAGGTCTGTCCGTCCACTCCTGCGGCGCCCCGCTTCTGTTTCGACTGCTTGAGCGCCTCCGTCAGGACGTCCCGCCGATGGATCTTGTCGTACAGCGCGTAGAACCGGAACGTCGGCTCCGCCTTGGCCTTCGCGTACAGCTTCGCTCGGAGCTCTTCGAGCTTTGTAGGGGTTGTTAGGCTCACGCCAATCTCCCGCTGCGTCCGCTCCTTGCGAAGCACCCTGAACCAGGGCTCCTTCCCTCCACGGTCGTTACCCGCTTCATCGGTAGTACGAGCCCCTCCGACTCCTGGCCTCCGCCACGCTCCAAGGGCGTGTTCGGGTCGCTTTCCCGCTCGGACCAGGTCTCCCGTGTTGCGCACTTCACCGTGTGCTCACATGCCGCGCCCCACTACCCCGGTGGTCCACCCGGCGGCGATGCTGTCGACCTTCTCGCCGGGTGCTTGGCCTTCCCTGTATGTGCGCCAGGTCGGCTCCCACGATTGCCCTTTCGGGGCCTGCTCGGGCTTCACTCACGTTGCGGCCTGCGAACTCGCTCGACCTCCTTTCGAGGCCTTCTGTCTCTGGGCTTCGAGTCCCAGAGTCGCCTCTCGTCCCCGCCAGATAGCTACCGAGGGGGTCGACTTCCTCCTCGGGCGGGACTTCCTCCCGCTGGTCAAGTGCACCTTCACGGCGCACGCACATACGGGGCACATGCGGCCCAACTCGGTTCAATGCCGCGAGGCCCGCGTGCCACCAGACCGCCTGAGAAGGTATTGACCAAGAGCAGCCAAGCAAGTGAGATAGCGCACTTCAGGAGCATGGCCGCTTGCAGGGGAGTCGTGCATCAGGGGACAGGGGTGAGGGAGTTTGTCGCTCCGTCAGCCGCCTGCGGCAGAGTCCTCAGAGGTGCCCGCCTGCGTGGCTGTTCGGAAATGTCGGGACTTTTGCGCCTAAAAACCCCTGATATTTCCGGGCAGTGGGCCCACGAGTTGGGCGGTCGACCGGGCCCCAGACAGAGGCCATAAGTCTCCCCAGACGTGGTCACACGCTTCCTTCGGCCATGCGCTCACTAGCTGCTTCGATCGCTCAAGCCATCTCAACACATTCTGATCACGTACGACAATTGTGGGCGTTGAGTGTGGTACGCTGGACTTCAAGGGCTCTCTATCTCGCGGCATCAATAGATTCGAGTCTCACCGAGCGGCCCAATGTGCTTATTACCTAACGGAGAGGCAATCCGAATGTGCCGTCTTGTTCTCGCATGCCTATTGCTTGTCAACTGGCTCGGGTGTGTCACTACAGCTTCGAGGCCTCATGAGGAATCACCCGCCAATGAGCAACCCAGCGCTCATGATTTCCAATCAGAGATCTTCCGGAAAGATCAGCAACTTCACAAGACTCTCAATGGCGGGAATGAGAGTGCTATCGGGCTGGGGGCTACTGGAGAGTTCGTGAAACTCCTTCAGCAGGCGTTGCAACAAATAGGTTATGGCGCACTCTTGAAGAAAAAGCCTGACGGGGTGTTTGACGATGAAACCAGACAAGCCGTCGAACAGTTTCAGCAGAACCAGGATCTCATGAGCGATGGTGTCGTCGGCAGTCAGACGCTCGCAGAGCTTGATCTACTCATGTCACGCCATGAGAGTAGCAGTCTGTCAGAAGAAGATGATGATGATTTTTCCTTCCGACCGTTTGTGCTGGGCCCTCTCCAGCGCTTGGGATCCACAGGCTCTGGGCATGCAAATGTTTCTCCCCAAGTTGCTCTGGCCATCCTCGACAACATGGCTAAGACGAAGGGGCAGATTAGCTTCATTCCTGATAAAGGAGGGGTTGGCCAATGCTCTTGGTTCACCATCGAAGGAGATCCGTATGTCGGAAAGCTTGCTGGAAAACCTATCAAGCTTGATGTGGCCCTTAAAATCCCTGATAACGCGCTCGTTTTCAAGGAGGCGGAACTGGTCCAACGCATAAAGGACAAGGCCCAAGCTTTCGACGCAGAGGCGGACTACCGGCAGCGCAAGAACATCCCTAAGAATCAAGAACTCTCGTCTCGCCAAAAAGAGATAGTCCGCAGGTTGCACCGAACTAGGCCCGAGCAACTCGTCTGGAATGAGGTAGGCCAAGAGGTTCAGAGGCACCCATCAAAGATAGGGATTATTGAATACGATGGCGTCGATCGAGGCGATTGGTCTCTCTCTAAGAACAGACCAGGGAAAACGGTCGCTGTCGCGGATGGTTCGAAGATTACGATCAAGGGCGGTGTAGGTGCTGTTGTCGAGGCGCTGCAAAGCAAAGGATATGGCGTCGATCCTACCCTTCGGGAAGCCGCCGAGACCCTTGTTCGAAGAGCAAAAAATGTGGCCAAGGTCAAGGGTGTGTTCAAGTATGGCGGACGGGTGCTCATTGTTGTTGGTGCGGTCGCAGATGGTTACCGTATCTATCGCGCCGAGAACAAACTTAAGGAGACCGTAAAAGTTGCTGGTGGGTGGGCTGGAGCCTCGGCTGCCGCAGCCCTCTTTTCTGCCTTTTGGGTGCCTGCTGATACTGCAGGACCCATCGCTTGGGGCGTCCATGGTGTAGGTGTACTGGTCGCCGGAGGCGTTGGCTATTTCGTTGGTAGTAAAGCCACAACGTACGTGTACGAACTTGTGTTGGAGGAGTAGCAATGCTCTCACGCAAAGAACTCATCGACATCTTGGCGAATCTGGCCGCGCCATTGACTCCCTTCACTCTCGAAGGAGCGCCAGAGGACGGCACACTCTTCATAGACTGGCTTGAGCGGCGCAGCCAGGAACAGTTTAATCGAATCCAAGGCGACGCGGTAAATGCCTTCATTGATATCGTGCTCCATCCACCGGAACTTCACGAGTACGTTCCACCAGCCAGGGATGAAGAGTCTTTCAGGACCGAGTTCCTTGGATTGGCCGAGTCTTACAGCAACTCGCTGCATGCACCCCGGATCATTAAAGGCATTGAACCCGCGCTTCAGCTTCCCTCCCAGCGGCGTTGGGCTGTTGATGTATTGGGAAGATTGAAGACTTATGAGGCACTCCCCCTTCTCCATGCGTTCGCCGCGAGTAACCTAACAAAAGAAGAAGAAATGCATATCATTGAGGCCCTTGGAGAGAGAGCCGAGCCAGAAGCCCGGGCTTTGCTGGAGGAGTTGCATAGGCGTTGTCTTGAGCCTGAAGCACAGGCCAGGATCAATACATTGCTCCGACGCTTCAAGAGTGTTGAGCAGGAGTGAGCAGGACCAAGACACTCAGGGCGGCCATCAGCCACACGCTTGCTGTTACTGTCCCTGGCTGGCCCTTGGTAGGTCATGCTCGATTATTCCCTCTATTGCTAGGCATCTCAGGATGGAGGCGGCGGGAATCGAACCCGCATCAAGGCGGAAGCAAAACCCCAAGCAGGTCGCGTTGTTACCGGCCAACGACTTGATCTCACACCGGATCGTTCCCCCGCCCCGTCCCGTCTCGTCCCGTCTCGTCCCGTCTCGTCCCGTTCAATTCCCCGCCGGAGGGTCACACTGGGGCACATGCGATTCCTGCCCTGTAGTTGAGCCCCGGTGCAGCCCTCGCACGCCTAGGAAGCAGTGTGCCCCATGGGGGTGCTCGGACCCCTACACCCGCTTGGCACACTGCTCGGGTAGCCCCGTCCACAGCTCGTCACGGCGTGTACAGTTCCGCCCAGTACAAAGCATTGCCACCGAACACCAGCACCCTGCCCGAGGACAGCAGCGTGGTCGTGTGGGGAGCCCAGTGGGGATGGACGAGGCGTCCGGTGGGCGACCAGGTTCCCGTTTCCGGGTCGTACACCTCCGCCGATTGGGCGCTTTCCAAGGAGCCGGAAACGCTGGAACGGCCGCCGCCCACCACCAGCACCTTGCCCGAGGGCAGCAGCACGGCCGTGTGGCCATCGCGGCCGATGGCGAGGCTGCCGGTGCGCGACCAGGTGCCCGTCTCCGGATCGTACACCTCCGCCGTGAGGGTCCCTCCGGCCGCCACCAGCACCTTGCCCGAGGGCAATAGCGTGGCTGTGTAAGCATAGCGAGACATGGCGAGACTGCCAGTCCGTGACCAGGTACCCGTCCCCGGGTCATACACCTCCGCATCTTTGCCGTCCGTCACCAGCACCTTACCCGAGCGCAGCAGTACGGCCGTGTAGCCTTCGAGGCTCGTGTTGGGGGTGAGCGAGGAGGTTCCCGTTTCCGGGTCGTACACCTCCGCCTTGTTGAAGTACTCCTCGTCCGTCGCGCCGCCCAATACCAGCACCTTGCCCGAGGGTAGCAGCGTGGCCGTGTGGCCAGAGCGGCCCGTGGCGAGGCTGCCGGTGCGTGACCAAGTGCCCGTCCCCGGGTCGTACACCTCCGCCGTGGCGAGGGTGGGACTGTCCCACCCATCGACGCCGTCGGGGTTATAGCCGCCCAACACCAGCACCTTGCCCGAGGGCAGCAGCGTGGCCGTGTGGGAATAGCGGGCCGTGACGAGGCTGCCGGTGGGCGACCAGGTGCCCGTCTTCGGATCGTACACCTCACACCCGGCATACGCCCTGAGATAATCGCCGCCCGTTATCAGCACCTTGCCCGAGGGCAGCAGCGTGGTCGTGTAATCGTCAAGGAAATGGCCTCCCATGGCGGGGCTGCTGGTGGAGGACCATGTCTGGGGAGTGCCTGAATCCTCACCTGCGGGTGGCGCGCCACAGCCTTCGAGGCTCGACTGGCAGTCGTCACTCGGCGCATGCTCGAGGCCGAGACAGCCGGAGAGGAATGCCAGCAATCCCACCATCAGCAGCATGAAAGACGGCAGCGAGGGCTCTTTTACGCGCCGGAGCCTGAACCCGAGGCTGCTGGCTGCGGCGGGCACATGTTCATCAGGGGTATGAAAAGACATACGCGGGACCTCCCTTGGGGTTGCACGGAGCAAAGAGAGGGCGCGTTCGCGGCTCAAGACCGCTGAAAATCCTGGGGTAAAGTGCCCGGAAAACGCGCCGACTCCTTATCCACCAAGCAGGACGGAGTTCCAGCCGCGAGGCTGGGGAGGAGAACCGCGTGGGAGCAGCACGAGGAGCCGGATGATGGCCAAGAAGCCCAGTCTCAGCGTGTGGGGTTTAGAGCTACATCCCGAACTTTTACGCGACCTGCAATCCGAACACGGAAGTATTCGGACGCGCGCGTTCCTGGTGCATCTCTACGAGCGCGCTGTTCGCAGTGCGGCCCTCGCCATCTTCAAGCACGGGGGCAGCCCTCTTGCGGAAGAAGCCAAGGAATTGGGCAAAGAAGCCGTCGTGCGCCTCGTCAAAGTCCTGGCCGAGCGCAGCTTCCGCCATCCTCAGGCTCTGCCAGCCTACCTCTACAGCATCATCGAGACGGTGTTGCGGGAGAGGCGCCGCCTGGTTCTCCAGGTGGCCCGGGATGAGGGCGAAGCCCAGCGTCTCGAGGGGGTTCCGGCGCCCGCCCCCATGGAGGAACTCAACCAGTATCCCTGGTTCCTCCGGCTGGCGCTATCGGCGGCGCAGAGTTGTGGGCTCAGTGCCCGCGACTTGGACGTCTTCTGGACCGTCCAGGAACGCTCCACGGTGAACCAGAAGGAGAGGACCGCCGTCTACGAAGAGCTGGCCACCAAGCACGGGGCGTCCCACGACCGCATCCGCGGCATCTACTTCACGGCGCGAAAGAGGATCAGAAAACGGATCACCGTTCTTCTGGCGGAATATCCGCGCATGCAACAACTCGATTTCTACAAGCACACGCGGTTGCTCGAGAACATGCGACAGATGGGTCGAGGCTGAGATGGCGCCTACGAACACGAAGATGGAGTTCGGTGGAGAGGCGGAAGAAGATCAGGAACTGCCTCCGGAGTTGCGGTTCACCCCAGAGGAGTTGAGCCAGGGGCGGCGAGAGGCTCAGCGAGAGGCCATCGCTGTGCTGTGGAAGAACACCGCAGTTCCTCATGAAGGATTCCGTCTGGGAGACTGGCTCCGGGCCGTCCGGCTTGAGCAGGGCTTGACCGTTACCGAAGTAGCAACCCTGCTGGGGCTTTCCGAAAGGACGTTGTTGGACCTTGAGGAAGGCCAGGAGTCATTGAAGCCTTTCTCCCAAGAGGCCTTCTCCACCATTTCGGAGATGATCGGCTTGCCGGTCCCTGTGGTTGAGAGGATGTTTTTTCAGCCGCGCCGGGCCTCTAAGGTGGCTCAACCGAAACTGGCGGTGAGCGAATGGATTGCCCGCAGGGTTCCACAATTCGCACAGATGAGCGTCGCCTGGGTGCTGAGCTCATAGCCTCGGGGTTCTATTTGAGCCGAGTCCGCATCTTACTCTGTCAGGATGGAAAACATGCCTCGCTCCTCGCCGCGCACCCCGCTTCCGTGGCTGGCCTGCGCTCTGCTCACCGCCGCCTGTGATTGGCCGCCGCCGCCGCCCAAGCCCGTGGGCGAATGCAAGGGTATCTACCAGGGCCAGAACGTGACCTGGCCCATCACCTTGAGCTCGGTCAAGCTCCCCTTCACCCAGTTGGACGGAAGCACGAACGCGCAGCTCTCCCTGCAATACACGACCCAGGGCTTCAAGGGCCTCTTGGGATTCGGGGCGAACATCCTGCTGATGGGCGAGCCCCAGTTCGAGGCGGTCAGCTCGCGGACCGTGAAGCTCATTCCCAGGGAGAGCCAGCTGGTGCCCGAGGAGACGTCGTTGGTGCGCGAGTGGGAAGGGAACGTCGGACAGGGGCAGACGGGCTATCTCGCCCCGCCCGGGGTTCCAGTGGAGGGCTCTGTGACGCTGGAGCGGGTGACCCCGGACCACACGGAAGGCCACTTCCTCTACCACTACGCGAACGGCAGTGAGCTGACGTGCACCTTCGATGTGCCGGACCGCCTCTTTGACGACGGTCTGGACGACGGTGGTGGCATTGGTGGGTGTGGGACGACAGCGATTGATCGGTGGGTCCTGGGCCCCCTTGGTGTCGCTCGAGCCTGGCAGGCGGGTTCTTGGGACCACGTGATCACATGCGAGTCGGTCCCCGAGGAGGAGCACGGGAACTGATGTGGCGCAGGCAGAGCAGGCAGGCGGCCCGCCTGACGCTGCCAGTTGTGGGAGGGACTTCATGAAATCGGGGCAAGCCCACTACATCCCTTGCTGCTGGTAAGTGTTCGCCGTGCCCCGTGCCCCGTCCCGAGGGGGAAGGGTCTGCCCAACTGGGGGCTCACGACAGGTGGGCACCCCGTCACCACGGGGACAGCGAACACTTAGAGGGGGTTGAACTGAAGCAGGCAGGCACGGGAGGGAGTGCTTGCCCAACCCAGAGTCAGGCCGCAGGCTCCTTGCACACAGGAGGATGATATGGCGCGTGCCAAGTTCAAGGAGCCGAGGACTGGAGGCTCGGCGACCGTCGTCGTCGGGGTTTCCTCGGGAGGGATGGACGCTCTGACGAGGTTGGTCGCGCAACTCCCTGAGAGCTTCCCTGCACCCATGTTCGTTGTCCAGCACATGTCAGCGGACACCACCGGAGATGCGCTTGTCCACGCAATCAACAAGCACGGCAAGCTCGTGTGCACCCATGCACAGGATGGAGAAAAGTTCGTAGGCGGTCACATCTATCTGGCCCCGTCCGATCACCACCTGATGATCGGCAAGGGAAAGATACTGGTCACGAAGGGCGCCCGGGAGAACCGCTCGCGTCCGGCCATTGACCCACTGTTCCGATCAGCCGCTGTGGCCTATGGAAACAGAGTGATCGGTGTGTTGCTGACCGGCTATCTGGATGATGGAACCGCCGGCCTGACAGCGATCAGGAGGTGCGGGGGGACTTGCGTCGTGCAGGACCCTCAAGACGCAGCCTACCCCGACATGCCGCAGAACGCCCTCAATCGCGTGAAGGTCGACTATTGCCTGCCGCTGGCGGAGATGGGCGCTCTTTTGTCCAAGCTCGTCCAGAGGAAGTTCGGCGGGCGCAAGCCCGTGCCCAGAGACATCGCCATTGAGGCGAAGATCGCGGAGCGAGTGTTGAGCGACGTGCGTTCGGTCGATGCGCTCGGGAAACAGGTGCCATTCAACTGCCCAGGTTGCGGCGGCGTCTTGTGGAAAGTCGAAAAAGACAAGTCCCTCCGATACCGCTGCCATACCGGCCACGCCTACACCGCACCCGTCCTTTTGGCCGAACAAACGGCGAAGGTCGAAGAGACACTCTGGGTTGCCCTGCGGATGTTCGAGGAGCGGCGAAACCTCCTGCTCTCGATGCACACTTCCCTCGACGGCCCCGGCTATCGCTCGGCCTCCGAACGGGCAAAAGAATCCGAGGTCCACATCAAACGCATCAGGGCCATCCTGAACTCGGGCGACAAGGCGACCGACGATGATGTGTCCGAACACTAAATTAGGAGCCGCTTGGCTGTCTTGAGTCTCAACGTGGGTTGGATGGACTCGGGCCTCCCCTCCCCTTGCAGCACCAGGATGGGGACCTGCTGCTCTCCGATCTGGGCGAACGTCCCCATCCGGGCCGAGAGGCTCACAGGCGTCGTGTCTCCCCATGAGCCTCAGCGTGCCCGACGGATCGGCGCTACGAAAGGGGCCCGCTTCCCAGCGAACGCGTCGGGAAGCGGGCTGCGCTGCAATCGGCGCCCCGCGCAGGCGGCCGGGAAGGATTCAGTCCGCGGTATACACGCGGGGCTGTTGGCCTCCCCCCAGGACGACGGCGTCGATCGGCCCGGACGCCGGGGTCCCGGTCGCCATCCTCGTCCAGCTGCCATTCATGACGGCGGTCTGGTACAGGTTCCCGGCTTCCGCTGTGAACACCTGCGGCCACCCGCCGCCCATGTTCACCGCCGTCAAAGTCGCGCCGGGCGCAATCGCGACACCCGTCGACATCGTCACCCACTGCGTGCTCGAGGCCCAGGTTTGATGGAGCTGCCCGTTCAGCACGGTCATCACCTGAGGTGCGCTGCCCCCCATGTACACCGCCTCGAACGCATCGCCGACCGGCTGCCCGGTGGACGCGATGTGCCAGGCACCGCCGCCGGTCCACACCTGGTACAGCGTTCCACCCTGATTGATCATCGCCTGGATGGAGTTGTCCGCCATCAAGACAGCG
Coding sequences within:
- a CDS encoding helix-turn-helix domain-containing protein, with translation MAPTNTKMEFGGEAEEDQELPPELRFTPEELSQGRREAQREAIAVLWKNTAVPHEGFRLGDWLRAVRLEQGLTVTEVATLLGLSERTLLDLEEGQESLKPFSQEAFSTISEMIGLPVPVVERMFFQPRRASKVAQPKLAVSEWIARRVPQFAQMSVAWVLSS
- a CDS encoding Kelch repeat-containing protein, translated to MGGHFLDDYTTTLLPSGKVLITGGDYLRAYAGCEVYDPKTGTWSPTGSLVTARYSHTATLLPSGKVLVLGGYNPDGVDGWDSPTLATAEVYDPGTGTWSRTGSLATGRSGHTATLLPSGKVLVLGGATDEEYFNKAEVYDPETGTSSLTPNTSLEGYTAVLLRSGKVLVTDGKDAEVYDPGTGTWSRTGSLAMSRYAYTATLLPSGKVLVAAGGTLTAEVYDPETGTWSRTGSLAIGRDGHTAVLLPSGKVLVVGGGRSSVSGSLESAQSAEVYDPETGTWSPTGRLVHPHWAPHTTTLLSSGRVLVFGGNALYWAELYTP
- a CDS encoding sigma-70 family RNA polymerase sigma factor, coding for MMAKKPSLSVWGLELHPELLRDLQSEHGSIRTRAFLVHLYERAVRSAALAIFKHGGSPLAEEAKELGKEAVVRLVKVLAERSFRHPQALPAYLYSIIETVLRERRRLVLQVARDEGEAQRLEGVPAPAPMEELNQYPWFLRLALSAAQSCGLSARDLDVFWTVQERSTVNQKERTAVYEELATKHGASHDRIRGIYFTARKRIRKRITVLLAEYPRMQQLDFYKHTRLLENMRQMGRG
- a CDS encoding peptidoglycan-binding domain-containing protein; this translates as MKLLQQALQQIGYGALLKKKPDGVFDDETRQAVEQFQQNQDLMSDGVVGSQTLAELDLLMSRHESSSLSEEDDDDFSFRPFVLGPLQRLGSTGSGHANVSPQVALAILDNMAKTKGQISFIPDKGGVGQCSWFTIEGDPYVGKLAGKPIKLDVALKIPDNALVFKEAELVQRIKDKAQAFDAEADYRQRKNIPKNQELSSRQKEIVRRLHRTRPEQLVWNEVGQEVQRHPSKIGIIEYDGVDRGDWSLSKNRPGKTVAVADGSKITIKGGVGAVVEALQSKGYGVDPTLREAAETLVRRAKNVAKVKGVFKYGGRVLIVVGAVADGYRIYRAENKLKETVKVAGGWAGASAAAALFSAFWVPADTAGPIAWGVHGVGVLVAGGVGYFVGSKATTYVYELVLEE
- the ltrA gene encoding group II intron reverse transcriptase/maturase, with the protein product MRNTGDLVRAGKRPEHALGAWRRPGVGGARTTDEAGNDRGGKEPWFRVLRKERTQREIGVSLTTPTKLEELRAKLYAKAKAEPTFRFYALYDKIHRRDVLTEALKQSKQKRGAAGVDGQTFEQIEAYGEERWLEELQRELQGKTYRPQPVRRVLIPKPGGGERPLGIPTIRDRVVQTAAKLILEPIFEADLSEAAYGYRPGRSAVDAVKEVHQELKQGRTQVVDADLSKYFDTIPHAELMKSVARRVADKAVLHLLKMWLKVPVEERDEQGRPKYSGGKRSKQGTPQGGVISPLLANIYINRLLKVFAQSELMKRSGAKIVNYADDFVVVARKGATEVLAQVKRWLAGMKLTLNETKTSIRDARKEHFRFLGYELGPLVYKKTGQKYLGARPSKKAMEHARGEVSRILRRGRTERWEEIAGELNLFLRGWATYFAYDSSMHAFNVLDWHVTERVRNFLSRRHEMARATSRFKYNEVHRNLGVLEVRALLR
- a CDS encoding HEAT repeat domain-containing protein; this translates as MLSRKELIDILANLAAPLTPFTLEGAPEDGTLFIDWLERRSQEQFNRIQGDAVNAFIDIVLHPPELHEYVPPARDEESFRTEFLGLAESYSNSLHAPRIIKGIEPALQLPSQRRWAVDVLGRLKTYEALPLLHAFAASNLTKEEEMHIIEALGERAEPEARALLEELHRRCLEPEAQARINTLLRRFKSVEQE
- a CDS encoding chemotaxis protein CheB — encoded protein: MARAKFKEPRTGGSATVVVGVSSGGMDALTRLVAQLPESFPAPMFVVQHMSADTTGDALVHAINKHGKLVCTHAQDGEKFVGGHIYLAPSDHHLMIGKGKILVTKGARENRSRPAIDPLFRSAAVAYGNRVIGVLLTGYLDDGTAGLTAIRRCGGTCVVQDPQDAAYPDMPQNALNRVKVDYCLPLAEMGALLSKLVQRKFGGRKPVPRDIAIEAKIAERVLSDVRSVDALGKQVPFNCPGCGGVLWKVEKDKSLRYRCHTGHAYTAPVLLAEQTAKVEETLWVALRMFEERRNLLLSMHTSLDGPGYRSASERAKESEVHIKRIRAILNSGDKATDDDVSEH
- a CDS encoding alpha/beta fold hydrolase; protein product: MKTLHTWTVTLFGILSTVFLTTEASAQPPPSVKATHVVLVHGAWADGSSWSEVIQRLQAAGLQVTSVQNPLTSLADSVAATRRALAVQKGPTVLVAHSWGGTVISEVGTDPKVTALVYVAARAPDAGEDFVALSQKYPTTPVRAGVQEREGFTTISEDPFLKYFANGVSREKAKILYAVQQPAAASLFAEKTTAAAWHSKPSWYAVSKQDQTIAPDLQRFLAHRMNASTVELEAGHLSLVSHPQDIAKLILAAAGHRK